A portion of the Streptomyces erythrochromogenes genome contains these proteins:
- a CDS encoding serine hydrolase, with the protein MKAVAVTDGSSDDPKNEGTTVAGAEPEKAASSASADAKVEAEASRPAAESDGEPEATAKADTEAEADATGEVEDGPARDAEAENDAEAASDAESGAEQASGAEQASGAGAPDDKPKPGTKTPDEADPKAEDTPADTPDTEPKSQATAEPKPKPDADDSRTQMLRIPPTPAPDDKPKPATKTPDEADPKAENTPADTPDTEPKSQATAEPKPKPEADDSRTQMLRIPPTPAPDDKPKPGTKTPDEADPKAENTPADTPDTEPKSKAEATPVKASDTPDTGPKAKPEADDSRTQILRVPGTSAPDRKAEDKPEPKPEADGSRTQVLRAPGAAAPDRKAGGKPEAPGKKAAESAPKVPSWAAARDEDADQDPERTSQFVALKDLDVAPPATARPQSRPQPHPRPQPPAQVAAPQPLPPLDLLADLTNTPPPPETPRRTALRRVKVWTPILLLLVGACIGGQMLRPLPDPRIVAAETDHTVDGQFSIPWPAKGQGAVRVTGSGDIGTFGDQKPVPTASVAKIMTAYVVLKGHPLRKTEPGPDITVDAKAVADGNSASESRITGLTVGSKFSQQDMLKMLMIPSGNNVARLLARWDAGSDSEAAFVEKMNAAARELGMKDTVYTDPSGLDAGTVSTATDQLKLAEAVMKDETFRAIVALPEAPIKGLSEKLVNNNDLLTVQGLSIRGIKTGSSTPAGGTFVWAAYKSVGDETPLIIGSLMEQRAPAPDKDALKSLDLVKANSKKIIEAVRTALASTPLVRKGDIVGYVDDGLGGRTPLVAVKDLNVISVPGQRFKLSLNAGASPLPHTAKDGTEVGVLTAGEGEGAKSVPVAVKGALAEPSFGTRLTRLG; encoded by the coding sequence ATGAAGGCGGTAGCGGTGACGGACGGTTCCTCGGACGACCCGAAGAACGAGGGAACCACCGTCGCAGGGGCGGAACCCGAGAAGGCGGCGTCGTCCGCGTCGGCGGACGCGAAGGTGGAAGCGGAGGCCTCGCGGCCCGCAGCCGAGTCGGACGGCGAGCCGGAGGCCACCGCGAAGGCGGACACCGAGGCGGAGGCCGACGCGACCGGGGAGGTCGAGGACGGGCCGGCCCGAGATGCCGAGGCCGAGAACGACGCCGAGGCGGCCTCGGACGCCGAGTCCGGCGCGGAGCAGGCGTCCGGCGCGGAGCAGGCGTCCGGCGCCGGCGCACCGGACGACAAGCCCAAGCCCGGGACCAAGACCCCGGACGAGGCCGACCCCAAAGCCGAAGACACCCCGGCGGACACCCCCGACACCGAGCCCAAGTCCCAGGCGACGGCCGAACCCAAGCCCAAGCCCGATGCCGACGACTCGCGCACACAAATGCTGCGCATACCCCCCACCCCCGCACCGGACGACAAGCCCAAGCCCGCAACGAAGACCCCGGACGAGGCCGACCCCAAAGCCGAAAACACCCCGGCAGACACCCCCGACACCGAGCCCAAGTCCCAGGCGACGGCCGAACCCAAGCCCAAGCCCGAAGCCGACGACTCGCGCACACAAATGCTGCGCATACCCCCCACCCCCGCACCGGACGACAAGCCCAAGCCCGGGACCAAGACCCCGGACGAGGCCGACCCCAAAGCCGAAAACACCCCGGCGGACACCCCCGACACCGAGCCCAAGTCCAAGGCTGAAGCGACCCCAGTGAAGGCCTCGGACACGCCCGACACCGGGCCCAAGGCGAAGCCCGAAGCCGACGACTCGCGCACGCAGATACTGCGGGTGCCCGGCACCAGCGCGCCGGACCGCAAGGCCGAGGACAAGCCCGAGCCCAAGCCCGAGGCCGACGGCTCGCGCACGCAGGTGCTGCGTGCGCCCGGTGCCGCCGCCCCGGACCGCAAGGCCGGCGGCAAGCCCGAGGCACCGGGGAAGAAGGCCGCCGAGAGCGCTCCGAAGGTGCCCTCCTGGGCGGCGGCGCGGGACGAGGACGCGGATCAGGATCCGGAGCGGACGAGTCAGTTCGTCGCGCTCAAGGACCTCGACGTCGCGCCCCCCGCCACCGCGCGACCCCAGTCACGCCCCCAGCCCCACCCCCGTCCGCAGCCTCCCGCGCAGGTGGCCGCGCCGCAGCCCCTGCCGCCGCTGGACCTGCTGGCCGATCTCACCAACACCCCTCCCCCGCCGGAGACTCCCCGCCGGACCGCGCTGCGCCGCGTCAAGGTGTGGACGCCGATCCTGCTGCTGCTCGTCGGCGCCTGCATCGGGGGACAGATGCTGCGGCCCCTGCCCGACCCCCGGATCGTCGCCGCCGAGACCGACCACACCGTCGACGGGCAGTTCTCCATACCCTGGCCCGCCAAGGGCCAGGGCGCCGTTCGCGTCACCGGCTCCGGCGACATCGGCACCTTCGGCGACCAGAAGCCCGTCCCGACGGCCAGCGTCGCCAAAATCATGACGGCCTACGTGGTCCTCAAGGGCCACCCGCTGCGCAAGACCGAGCCCGGTCCGGACATCACGGTCGACGCGAAGGCCGTGGCGGACGGCAACTCCGCGAGCGAGTCCCGGATCACGGGCCTCACCGTCGGCTCGAAGTTCAGCCAGCAGGACATGCTGAAAATGCTCATGATCCCCTCGGGCAACAACGTCGCCCGCCTGCTGGCGCGCTGGGACGCGGGGAGCGATTCCGAGGCCGCGTTCGTGGAGAAGATGAACGCCGCCGCCCGGGAACTCGGGATGAAGGACACCGTGTACACCGATCCGAGCGGGCTGGACGCGGGCACCGTCAGCACCGCCACCGATCAGCTGAAGCTCGCCGAGGCGGTGATGAAGGACGAGACGTTCCGCGCGATCGTCGCCCTGCCCGAGGCCCCCATCAAGGGTCTGAGCGAGAAGCTCGTCAACAACAACGACCTGCTCACGGTGCAGGGCCTGAGCATCCGCGGCATCAAGACCGGCTCCAGCACACCCGCCGGCGGAACCTTCGTGTGGGCAGCCTACAAGTCGGTCGGTGACGAGACCCCGCTGATCATCGGCTCGTTGATGGAGCAGCGCGCGCCCGCCCCCGACAAGGACGCCCTCAAAAGCCTGGACCTGGTGAAGGCGAACAGCAAGAAGATCATCGAGGCGGTGCGGACGGCCCTCGCCTCCACCCCGCTCGTCCGCAAGGGCGACATCGTCGGGTACGTGGACGACGGGCTCGGCGGCCGCACTCCGCTCGTGGCCGTGAAGGACCTGAACGTGATCAGCGTGCCCGGTCAGCGGTTCAAGCTGTCCCTGAACGCCGGTGCCTCGCCGCTGCCGCACACCGCGAAGGACGGGACGGAGGTCGGTGTGCTGACGGCGGGTGAGGGCGAGGGGGCCAAGAGCGTCCCGGTGGCCGTCAAGGGAGCCCTGGCCGAGCCCTCGTTCGGCACCAGGCTCACGCGTCTCGGCTGA
- a CDS encoding S8 family peptidase, with translation MRLLVRLTAAALIAAAPALVGAAAADVPEPVRAPLFTSAAAVPGRYIVSLDEGVDADGLAERLGLEPTFVYGSAMNGFAVPLTPGQLEEVRTTPGVRSVESDAEVSAPPTPPGPVAPSASRAPAPTWGLDRIDQRALPLDGDFTTGGDGAGVTAYILDTGIDYAHPEFEGRAEPGFDAVGDGGGGQDCEGHGTHVAGTVGGRTYGVARAVRLVSVRVLGCDGRGDYSAVVAGLDWVAANARQPAVLNVSLGGGRSDAVNRAATAVAAAGTLPVIAAGNSAADACAVSPASADRVVTVAASNRRDEQSAFSNRGACVEIHAPGEQIDSALLGGDTVVLDGTSMAAPHVTGTAALYKAAHPAATPEDVAGWLVETSTKDLLTGTGGGTPNRLLFTDGI, from the coding sequence ATGCGCCTGCTCGTACGTCTGACCGCCGCGGCCCTGATCGCGGCGGCCCCCGCACTCGTCGGCGCCGCGGCCGCGGACGTTCCGGAACCCGTACGGGCTCCGCTCTTCACGTCCGCCGCCGCCGTCCCCGGCAGGTACATCGTCAGCCTCGACGAGGGCGTGGACGCCGACGGGCTCGCGGAACGGCTCGGGCTGGAGCCCACCTTCGTCTACGGGTCCGCGATGAACGGCTTCGCGGTGCCGCTGACCCCGGGGCAGCTGGAGGAGGTCCGCACCACCCCCGGAGTGCGCTCGGTGGAGTCGGACGCGGAAGTCTCCGCACCGCCGACGCCGCCCGGCCCGGTGGCACCGTCCGCCTCCAGGGCTCCCGCACCGACCTGGGGTCTGGACCGCATCGACCAGCGGGCCCTCCCGCTCGACGGCGACTTCACCACCGGCGGCGACGGCGCCGGCGTGACCGCCTACATCCTCGACACCGGGATCGACTACGCCCACCCCGAGTTCGAGGGCCGCGCCGAGCCCGGCTTCGACGCCGTCGGGGACGGAGGTGGCGGCCAGGACTGCGAGGGCCACGGCACCCACGTCGCGGGCACCGTCGGCGGCCGGACGTACGGGGTCGCACGCGCCGTGCGCCTGGTCAGCGTCCGCGTACTCGGCTGTGACGGCCGGGGCGACTACTCGGCGGTCGTCGCCGGACTCGACTGGGTGGCGGCGAACGCCAGGCAGCCGGCCGTCCTGAACGTCTCCCTGGGCGGCGGCCGTTCCGACGCCGTGAACCGGGCGGCGACCGCCGTGGCCGCGGCGGGCACCCTGCCGGTCATCGCGGCTGGCAACTCCGCGGCCGACGCCTGCGCGGTCTCCCCGGCCTCGGCGGACCGGGTGGTGACGGTGGCCGCGAGCAACCGGCGCGACGAGCAGTCCGCCTTCTCCAACCGGGGCGCGTGCGTCGAGATCCACGCCCCCGGCGAGCAGATCGACTCCGCGCTGCTCGGCGGGGACACCGTCGTCTTGGACGGCACCTCCATGGCCGCCCCGCACGTCACCGGAACGGCCGCCCTTTACAAGGCGGCCCACCCGGCGGCCACCCCCGAGGACGTCGCCGGGTGGCTCGTGGAGACGTCCACCAAGGACCTCCTGACCGGGACCGGTGGCGGCACCCCCAACCGGCTGCTGTTCACGGACGGCATCTGA
- a CDS encoding VWA domain-containing protein, translating to MITRKRLAARACGLFAALAVGLFPASATAADGPAAKEPPKVDLVLDVSGSMRANDIDGGSRMAAAKQAFNEVIDAVPAEVQLGIRTLGADYAGDDRTLGCKDTKQLYKVGPLDRTEAKTAVATLAPTGWTPIGPALLGAAQDLEGGNATKRIVLITDGEDTCAPLDPCEVARDIAAKGIHLVIDTLGLVPDAKTRAQLTCIAEATGGTYTSVQHKAELSGRVRQLVDRAADPVVNPVATEGAKQCAGAPQLKAGLYSDRETFGEHRWYRVDVLPGQELRASVSIGADRAVNNDYGVMLRATTVHGREIVRGSEAGDGRTDVLSTGLRYPKAEIDDADSDTDAKPAAETVCLQVSNSFSAPASVKTTPGMPVELTIDLVDGPDDASDAAAFGLGRGWWTLAVLVLAGLLAGLVWGWISRWRISVWRTN from the coding sequence ATGATCACAAGAAAACGGCTCGCGGCCAGGGCCTGCGGCCTGTTCGCCGCACTGGCCGTCGGGCTCTTCCCGGCGAGCGCCACGGCCGCCGACGGACCGGCGGCGAAGGAACCCCCCAAGGTCGACCTCGTCCTGGACGTCAGCGGCTCCATGCGGGCCAACGACATCGACGGCGGGTCCCGCATGGCCGCCGCGAAGCAGGCTTTCAACGAGGTCATCGACGCCGTACCCGCCGAAGTCCAGCTCGGCATACGGACCCTCGGCGCCGACTACGCCGGTGACGACCGCACGCTCGGCTGCAAGGACACCAAGCAGCTCTACAAGGTCGGACCCCTGGACCGGACCGAGGCCAAGACCGCCGTCGCGACCCTCGCCCCGACCGGCTGGACCCCCATCGGACCGGCCCTGCTCGGCGCCGCCCAGGACCTGGAGGGCGGCAACGCCACCAAGCGGATCGTCCTCATCACGGACGGCGAGGACACCTGCGCCCCGCTCGACCCGTGTGAAGTGGCCCGCGACATCGCGGCCAAGGGCATCCACCTGGTCATCGACACCCTCGGCCTGGTCCCGGACGCCAAGACCCGGGCCCAGCTGACCTGCATCGCCGAGGCCACCGGCGGTACCTACACCTCCGTCCAGCACAAGGCCGAACTCTCCGGCAGGGTCCGCCAACTCGTCGACCGGGCCGCCGACCCGGTCGTCAACCCGGTGGCGACCGAGGGCGCGAAGCAGTGCGCGGGCGCCCCGCAGCTGAAGGCCGGTCTCTACAGCGACCGCGAGACCTTCGGCGAGCACCGCTGGTACCGGGTGGACGTCCTGCCCGGCCAGGAGCTGCGCGCCTCGGTGAGCATCGGCGCCGACAGAGCCGTCAACAACGACTACGGCGTCATGCTGCGCGCCACGACCGTCCACGGGCGGGAGATCGTACGCGGCTCCGAGGCCGGCGACGGCCGCACCGACGTCCTCTCCACCGGCCTGCGCTACCCCAAGGCCGAGATCGACGACGCCGACTCCGACACCGACGCGAAGCCCGCGGCGGAGACCGTCTGCCTCCAGGTCAGCAACTCCTTCTCCGCCCCCGCTTCCGTCAAGACCACCCCCGGCATGCCCGTCGAGCTGACCATCGACCTGGTGGACGGCCCCGACGACGCCTCCGACGCCGCGGCCTTCGGCCTCGGGCGCGGCTGGTGGACGCTGGCCGTGCTGGTACTGGCCGGACTCCTGGCCGGACTCGTGTGGGGATGGATCTCGCGCTGGCGCATCTCCGTCTGGAGGACCAACTGA
- a CDS encoding DUF6204 family protein: MSSRTFPITVRGAFDGLTDGQRAELLGAAPEHDMLRAESTAEGHLAYDLAGRPFFTFRFLDSGGAEDDVLDATARAEPAAEGWLAERGYGCKQLRSQAQDLSPARPGERQRREAARAEAQD; this comes from the coding sequence ATGAGTAGTCGTACCTTCCCAATCACCGTCCGCGGCGCGTTCGACGGCCTGACCGACGGCCAGCGGGCCGAGCTGCTCGGAGCCGCGCCCGAGCACGACATGCTGCGTGCGGAGTCCACCGCCGAGGGGCACCTCGCGTACGACCTGGCGGGCCGCCCCTTCTTCACCTTCCGCTTCCTGGACTCGGGCGGGGCGGAGGACGACGTCCTCGACGCGACGGCCCGCGCGGAGCCGGCTGCGGAGGGCTGGCTGGCGGAGCGCGGGTACGGCTGCAAGCAGCTGCGTTCGCAGGCGCAGGACCTGTCGCCGGCTCGGCCGGGCGAGCGGCAGCGGCGGGAGGCCGCGCGCGCCGAAGCGCAGGACTGA
- a CDS encoding FAD-dependent monooxygenase, whose translation MAQRNTTDVLVVGAGPIGLTAATELRRRGVSCRIVDRLPARLPYAKAVGIQPRTLEIWDRMGMVRAVLDAAVPLRGQLTYVNGAERPRIDLVLPPEVPYRFAALPQYETERILDEHLARWGTAVERGTELVSFSQDSDGVTSRLRTPSGAEEELRTRYLVGCDGAHSIVRKGLGLSFEGGAFPEEYMLADVEADWDLPYGYSLRAMHLDAAGAVDDVLVCIPLPGRGRYRMSMKVPPELSTAEQAAADGVAHGLQGGRVPELADIQTVLNRLSPTPTTASNIRWSSVFRISHRIVDRYGHGRVFIAGDAAHIHPPTGAQGMNTGIQDAWNLAWKLALAVDGAAHPGLLPSYDAERRPVGEEVVGRTVRHASAQGVQSDPEDADTLILREAQLLVGYRGSPAVDPPGEGPGPRPGDRAPDCGGLTSPIAAVPLRLGDLLREREHVLLLYGTGLDELARTARESSGGRVETCVVLPADTPPDAPAGPAVLPAYHDTGGEFARLYAAQQPTAFLVRPDGYLGARLSPPDRERLAAHLATVFAPDTRP comes from the coding sequence GTGGCGCAACGCAACACGACGGACGTACTGGTCGTCGGCGCCGGCCCCATCGGGCTGACCGCCGCCACCGAACTCCGCCGGCGCGGGGTCTCCTGCCGGATCGTCGACCGGCTCCCCGCCCGCCTGCCGTACGCGAAGGCCGTGGGCATCCAGCCGCGCACCCTCGAGATCTGGGACCGCATGGGGATGGTCCGCGCCGTACTGGACGCGGCCGTCCCCCTGCGCGGCCAGCTCACGTACGTCAACGGCGCCGAGCGGCCCCGCATCGACCTCGTCCTACCGCCCGAAGTGCCCTACCGCTTCGCGGCACTGCCCCAGTACGAGACCGAGCGCATCCTCGACGAGCACCTGGCCCGCTGGGGCACCGCGGTCGAACGCGGCACCGAACTGGTGTCGTTCAGCCAGGACTCCGACGGCGTCACCAGCCGGCTCCGCACCCCCTCCGGCGCCGAGGAGGAACTGCGCACCCGCTACCTGGTGGGCTGCGACGGCGCCCACAGCATCGTCCGCAAAGGCCTCGGGCTCTCCTTCGAGGGCGGCGCCTTCCCCGAGGAGTACATGCTCGCCGACGTCGAGGCCGACTGGGACCTGCCGTACGGGTACTCCCTGCGCGCCATGCACCTGGACGCCGCCGGCGCCGTGGACGACGTACTCGTGTGCATCCCGCTGCCGGGCCGCGGCCGCTACCGGATGTCCATGAAGGTGCCGCCCGAACTGTCCACCGCGGAACAGGCCGCCGCCGACGGTGTCGCCCACGGCCTCCAGGGCGGCCGGGTACCGGAACTGGCAGACATCCAGACCGTCCTGAACCGGCTCTCGCCGACCCCCACCACCGCCTCGAACATCCGCTGGTCGTCCGTCTTCCGCATCAGCCACCGGATCGTGGACCGGTACGGGCACGGCCGGGTCTTCATCGCCGGCGACGCCGCGCACATCCACCCGCCGACCGGCGCCCAGGGCATGAACACCGGTATCCAGGACGCCTGGAACCTGGCGTGGAAGCTCGCCCTGGCAGTCGACGGCGCCGCCCACCCCGGCCTCCTGCCCAGCTACGACGCCGAACGCCGGCCCGTCGGCGAGGAGGTCGTCGGCCGCACGGTGCGCCACGCCTCCGCCCAAGGGGTCCAGTCCGACCCCGAGGACGCCGACACCCTGATCCTGCGCGAGGCCCAACTGCTCGTCGGCTACCGCGGAAGCCCCGCCGTCGACCCGCCCGGCGAGGGCCCCGGACCCCGCCCGGGCGACCGGGCCCCCGACTGCGGCGGCCTCACCTCGCCGATCGCCGCCGTCCCGCTGCGCCTCGGCGACCTGCTGCGCGAACGCGAACACGTCCTGCTGCTGTACGGGACCGGCCTCGACGAACTCGCCCGCACGGCGCGGGAGTCCTCCGGCGGCCGGGTCGAGACGTGCGTCGTCCTGCCGGCCGACACCCCGCCCGACGCCCCGGCGGGCCCGGCCGTACTCCCCGCGTACCACGACACCGGCGGCGAGTTCGCCCGCCTCTACGCCGCCCAGCAGCCGACCGCGTTCCTGGTCCGCCCTGACGGATACCTCGGCGCCCGCCTCTCCCCGCCGGACCGCGAGCGGCTGGCCGCTCACCTCGCGACCGTCTTCGCCCCGGACACCCGGCCCTGA
- a CDS encoding organic hydroperoxide resistance protein: MDALYTAVATANGREGRAVSSDGQLDLALAMPPALGGNGQGTNPEQLFAAGYAACFSSALGLVGRQAKVDTSDASVTAEVSIIKEGAGFGLRATLRVELPESLAGETGALLVKQAHEVCPYSRATRGNIEVDLVIE, translated from the coding sequence ATGGACGCGCTCTACACCGCTGTCGCCACCGCCAATGGCCGCGAGGGCCGCGCCGTCAGCTCCGACGGCCAGCTCGACCTCGCCCTGGCCATGCCCCCGGCGCTGGGCGGCAACGGACAGGGCACCAACCCCGAGCAGCTCTTCGCCGCCGGCTACGCCGCCTGCTTCTCCAGCGCGCTCGGCCTGGTCGGCCGCCAGGCCAAGGTGGACACCAGCGACGCCTCGGTCACCGCGGAGGTCTCCATCATCAAGGAGGGCGCCGGCTTCGGTCTCCGCGCCACCCTGCGCGTCGAGCTGCCGGAATCCCTGGCCGGCGAGACGGGCGCCCTGCTGGTGAAGCAGGCCCACGAGGTCTGCCCGTACTCCCGCGCCACCCGCGGCAACATCGAGGTCGACCTCGTCATCGAGTAA
- a CDS encoding MarR family winged helix-turn-helix transcriptional regulator: MTEQPTATRSDQDFLRLDGQICFALNAASRAFGGLYRVVLKDLGLTYPQYLVMLVLWEHGEMPVKEIGQHLRLDSGTLSPLLKRLEAAGLVRRERSTEDERSVRAHLTEEGAALRARAVEVPRRIAAATGFELAEVVDLQDRLSRLTAALDAAVPLEEARETQEPREA; this comes from the coding sequence ATGACCGAGCAGCCCACCGCGACCCGCTCCGACCAGGACTTCCTGCGCCTGGACGGCCAGATCTGCTTCGCGCTGAACGCAGCGAGCCGCGCCTTCGGCGGCCTCTACCGCGTGGTCCTCAAGGACCTGGGGCTCACCTACCCGCAGTACCTGGTGATGCTGGTGCTGTGGGAGCACGGCGAGATGCCGGTCAAGGAGATCGGACAGCACCTGCGGCTGGACTCGGGCACCCTGTCCCCGCTGCTCAAGCGGCTGGAGGCGGCCGGACTGGTCCGCCGGGAGCGCAGCACCGAGGACGAGCGCTCCGTGCGCGCCCACCTGACCGAGGAGGGCGCGGCGCTGCGCGCCCGCGCGGTCGAGGTGCCGCGGCGGATCGCGGCGGCCACCGGCTTCGAGCTCGCCGAGGTCGTCGACCTCCAGGACCGCCTGAGCCGGCTGACGGCCGCATTGGACGCCGCCGTACCCCTGGAGGAGGCCCGGGAGACCCAGGAGCCGCGGGAGGCGTAG